TGGAAAGAAGAATTTAAAGAATGGGAAGCGATACTATCTTCATCAGAGAATACTTAGAAAGCCTCAAAGAGGATAGCGAGTTAGACTATCTTTTCCCTATTCTTCTTAACGTAATGGGATTCCGAATAATTACAACACCAAAAGAATCTAAAGGGCAATCTCAATATGGAAAAGATGTCATTGCAGTTGGAAAAGACGTAGAGGGCACAAAATACAGGTTTTACTTTGAATTAAAGGGGTATCAAGATCGTGACATTAATGATAAAAACTACTCAGCTACCGATGGCATTCGGGAGTCAATTATTGAAGCTAAAGATACCGCATTTTCCGACAGTTCTATTCCAGAATTTAACCATCTACCTGTTAAGATAGTACTTGTTCACAATGGATTACTGAAGGCAAATATAAGACCTACTTTTGAGGGCTTTATTTCCAAAGAATTTGAGGAGGGGCAATTTGAACGTTGGGATATTTACCATTTAACTGACTTATTCGGAAAATATTTATTCAACGAATACCTGTTTACCGATGATCAAAGTTTGAGACTATTTAAAAAGACGCTTGTATTGTTAGATGTTCCTGAAAATGATTATAGGGATTTCAAACAACTCGTAGACTTACAGATAGATAAAATTGGGGAGATTAAGAAAGGGCGAGCTTTCACTAAGTTTTTCGCCACTCAAAACCTTCTTGCATCAGTTGTCTTACATTACAGTGAGGAAAATCTAGAAGCAGCTAAGCAATGTCTAACCTACTTATTGTTAAAAACTTGGGCTTGGATTTTAGAAAGCAATTTGGATCAAAAACCTTCAGTGCAAAGAGAGTTTGCCAAACTAATCAGCATACACTATAAGATGCTAGACTCATACTTTAGTAGAAGTTTGGATGTTGCTAAGCTTGAAAACGGACTCTTTTCAGAAAGAGGCGGGCCTTTCGAGGAAGTTGGCTATCCTCTAAGAAGCTTTGAATACCTAAATTATCTAGTATACTTTTTTCGAGCCCGATTATATTTCTCATCTTTTACCAGAGATTCTTCAAAAGCTAAAGAGATAATGCTGAGACGAAAGCAAAAAGATACGCTAATTGAACTGATTGAAAACAACGATGGTTGTAGCCGTCCATTAATGGACTATCACTCAATAGCAGTTCTAAATGTGATTCTCTTTTTCTGGCAAGAAGAAGATTTAGAACAGAAAGATGTTCAATTTGTCGTAAAGTATCTCCATAGATTAGTTGAAAATATAGTAATCGTTTACTCTACTCGGAAACGCTTCCCATTCATCGGTGATGAAATAGGATTTGTCAAAAATATTCAAAAAACTAGGAAAAAGGGGGAGAGTAAAAGACAGCCATCATCGTTATTGATTACTATACTTTTCGAGCTTGCTGCGATTCTCGATTTTGAGCAGTTGCACGAAAACTATAAGGAGCAATTTGAAGGTAAAGTAAATCTTCAAACCGCTTATCCAAGATTTAATGAATATGACATTGAGAAGCTGCTGTTTGAACAACATCTTGTTGATGAGTTCTACGTGGAAACTAATATTGAGTTAATGCCAAATCTTGCGGAATTTAAAGAGGTTATGAGCAAGAAAGAAATTGAAAAAATAGATTATAGGACAAATGAAGCAGGTTTCCCATTCCTTCGGGCACTAGCCCATGCATACTTTAAGAACGAATTTTTTGTAGACGAGTGGAGAAGGTTTTACAGCAGTGAATCAACAGAAGAGAATAGTAACTAATACAGTCTGTTCAGCTATGTGCGTCGGCTCGGATATTCAGCGGGGTGTGCGTAGGCTTGTGGTGGGGAAGCTTTGAATATCCTAGACTTTTTTGGTTCGTTTTTGTGGCAATGACAAAAATGAACAGCAACTAACGTACGAATGCAGAGGTATTACTTTTGGGCATCAAGACTAACTACACTGTGTAAAAGATTTACTTATATTTCGTATTACTAGCATTCACTTCGGAATATCTTCTATTCAACTTTTGCCGAGCCTGCTCTTGGGTAAATTGCCAATTAATTTTAATACCCTTTCCAGAACGTTCTTTGAAAAAAGTTAACACCTGTTTTTCCAGTTTTTTGATACAAGGAATGCGTCGGTTCAAACATTGCCTGGATAACACAGAAAATTCTATTTCTATCATATTCAGCCATGATGCATTTTTAGGCGTAAAAATAAATTCAACTTTTTGTGTTAGCAACGCAGCCGTTTCTGCATCAAAGACTTCATAGAATGAATGGTAGCCATGGGTGTTCAAATTATCTAACACAATCCGCAAGCGCTTTGCTTTTGGATAGTGCTGAACGAGTTCTTGCATGAAAAGGGCAAATTCTTGTTTCCTTCTCTTGACTCTAATGTGGGCAAATCGTTGCCCAGTTAACGGCTCTATAGCGGCCAATACACAGCAAGACCCGTGCTTGCTGTAAGCATAGTTCTCTTTGGCCACTTGTCCTGCTTGCATGTCCAACCCCTCAACAGTATCGCCAATCAAAAAGCAAGGCCGCTCATCAAAACAGATAACAGGGTATTGCTCATCGTAAGGCAGTACATAGAGCCGCAGGATTATTTCCAATCGGGCTATAAACTCGGCCGTTATTCTTCCAATACACCACTGTCTTTTCCGGTGGGGTTGTAGCTCATTTTTTTTAAAAGAATGCCCACCTGTTTAAAGGAAATAGCCTCAACAATCTCTAGCTCGACCGCCTTATCAGCTAACAGGCGCAGACTCCACCGGGCATACCCTTCCGGGGGAGTACTACAGGCAAGAGCGGTGATCTTTGCCCGATCCTCACCACTCAACCCTACCGGACGACCTGAACGCGGTTGATCATCTAAAAAAGTCAATCCACCAGCTTTATATTTCTTTGCCCACCCTGATAGAGTTACGTAACTTACCTCAACTAGCTGAGAGACTTCCTGATAGGTCTTATGCTTATCCAGTTCCAATAAAGCCAAGGCCCGCTTTTGCTTACGTACTTTCAGACTACCTTTTGACAAAAGGGTTTGTAGGTAGTCTCTGTCTGAATCTGATAATCTTAAGTGATCCTTTTTCATCTCCCTTTTTGAAGGCAATATATAAATGTATAATCACTTTTTACACAGTGTACTAACTCTGCCCTCACTATAAATTTAAGAAATGAAACCCTTCAAATACATCCCCCAACTAGATGCCTTTGTACTAACTGAAGAATACCAACGAGTAGCCAGCTACCTCGGCATTGTAGGATGGGAGCAATACGCTTGGATTGGTCGTTTATTCACGCTGGACAACGATTACGGCGAACATTGGATGGACAATTGGGAACTAAGAGAGTTGAAAGCTAAAGAGGCAGAAGCACTAGGATACGATGAATCTGAGTTACTCATTATTGACCCAGATCGTTTCCAAAACGGTAAAGACGGTCCATGTCATACTGACGAAATACGAAAGTTATTCTGGATAAGTGTACTGGATTCGCTAGTCCTCAGCCCTGAAATGATTATTGCCGAAGCTCGTCAGCAAAACGAAAGAAGCAAACATATTGGCGATTACATCGAGGATTTAGAAGAAAGAATAAAGGAAGTTCTCAGTTAAATTTTTCCAGTTCGGTGCGTAGGCTCGAAAGTTCAGCGGGGTGTGCGCCAGCTCCTAGCGTGGAAGCTTTGAACTTTCTCGAATTTTTTGGTTCGTTTCTTTATCAAGAAAGAAATGAACATCAACTAACCTACAAGTGCATTGGTAGCACATTTAGGCATTAAGTCACGTGTTACAAGCACGCAGTAAGATACACTTAGAGAGAGAAGGAAACACAAGTAAAATCGCTAGTACCCATGCTTGAGACTCCGGGTAGCCGTTCTGCTACGCTACACTTTGCCCAGAGTGATGTGAAGGGGAGCTAGTTGCTTAGCTCGATAACAAGTATTGTAAATGCTTATAGTATTCTGACTTGATAGAAAGCTCTAATACTTGAGGATCATAGTCTATATGGCTCAACATCACTCCCAATGCTTGCTTTAAGTCGGGTAAATAGTTGATAATAATATCAAACGTTATATCGGGATCTATGCCTCGGTAGTCGTGCGCCAAACGATTTCTAAAATTAGCAATCTGTTGCCAGGGAATTGAAGAAAAATACCCCTTGAGATCAGCATCTATTTTCTTGGTTTCCTCGCCAATAGCAAGCAGTAACGTTTAGCTAGCGTTGAAATTCATCTGCTCATTGGCCTGCATCAGTTCCTCTGCACTATTGAATCCATTTGTGTAGATAAAGATTTTTTCTATAGCTTCCAGAGCAGTTAGTACGTACAATAGATTTTGCTCACTAAACATAGATCACATCCTTGGCCATAGCCTGCTGAACAATTGGGTTGAGGTACTTTGCGTTGACCAAATCTAATTTAGCTACTGAAAGCAAATTTTTTAAGTACTGCTCTAGCTCTATTTTTAGGCCATAGCCTATAGTGTGTTTGGGCTGGGTAACGTACACTAAATCGAGATCACTGTCAGCATGATGAGTTCCTCGAGCCATACTACCAAAAATACCGATCGTTTCTATACTAAATCGGTCAGTAAGTATACTTTTGTTACTTCGTAGCGTTTGCAAAATTTGCTCTTTTTTCATCTATAACAGCATTTTCCTTTATTTACGCATGAAGGCGAGGTATAGTTCTTAAAGAAAAAGTCCATTTATAGGAAAGAAGAAAAAAACACCCAGAACATTACCCCTGTAAGAAAGCCTAACACTCAACCTAGCGCAACCCGCCCCGGCTACCTTATATTTATAGTTAAAAGACCAATTATGAAGAAGAAGATAGAAGTTCGGATGCTGGCGGGGCGACTCGCCTTAGAAAACGCCCGGAAGAACCCGCAAATAAAGGCTGCCATTGCCCAATACGGCTACAACGATGCGCGACTACGAGAAGGGGAAGAAAAGCTGGAAGCCGCCGAGCAATGGCAGCGACAGCAAAAAGATTTGTATGCCAATAAAACCGAACTTAGCCGTCAGTTGGCTCGCGATGAGCAGGAGCTGGTAGCGCTGTATACCAACCATCTCACCATTGCCCGCTTCGCCTTTCGGAACGACGAAGCCTGGCAAAATACCCTGCAACTAAACGGTGCCCGCGTGAAAGTTCGTGCCGGAAAGCTCCAGCAAATCCGCACTTTTTATCGTCGCCTAACCAATCCGGCCATTAACATGCTGAAGAAGCTCGGAGCTGTAACCGAAGAGATTACTCAGGCACAAGCAATGGCCGATGCTTTGGTTGATTGCTCAGCAACCGCCAAAATAAGGTAGCCCAAGCCCAGCAGGCTACCCAATTTCGTAATCAACGTCTGGGAGGTTTGGTTTGACAAATTCAGCCGGATGGCCGAAGTATCCCTAACCGACCAACCTCAGCTACTAGAAGCACGCCCCATAAGTAATGATTGATGTCATTCATCCATCATCAGTCATTAATCATTACTCATTATTCATTCGTTGCCGTTCAATATTCTTCAGTCTTTGGGCGTTATGGGGGAAACTGGTTATTATGAGAAGTATTTTATTGGGCGTAGGGCTACTGTTGTTCTTTACCCAGTGTCAAGAGGCTGATCTGGAGCAACCTGTTTCCTCGCTGGTAGGAACCTGGCAGCACGCCGACAATACCACCGTCATTCGGTTCGATCAGAATTATACGTACACCGTAGAGCTTGCTCCAAACGCCTCCTTTCAACTATCGTATCGGTTAGATGATCCCGAACAGTTGGTACTTTACGACTCTGTAATTACGCGCACGTACGCCCTAAAGTTTATCAGCCCCGAACACCTGCAACTTACCGATGTAGACGTAGCAACTGACCTTAATACTGAGCCAAGCCGCAGTACTTTTTATCGAGCTAAGTAAGCTATTTGGTTTAGGGCAATCTACCGCCTAAATTTGGGCTTTCCGCCATTTATTTTGCTATGCGCTTTCTCTTACTGAGCCTTGTTACGTTCTTTTACAGCTCCACTGCCTTCGCCCAAATGACCGATACTACGGAACTACCCTATCAACAAATACCGGATTATCCCGCTGACTACTCTCCGGGTAATATTTTGGCTCGTATGATTGACGGACTAGGGTTTCGCTACTACTGGGCAACCGAGGGGCTTACTGATACCGACTTGGCATTTACTCCCAGTGAGGGCAGCCGAAGTACGCAAGAAACACTAGTGCACATATACGGACTGAGCGAAACTATTGTCAATGCTCCACAAAACCAGCCCAATATTCGTCCGGCAAACCACTCTAATCTATCCTTTGATACGCTGCGCTACCGTACTTTGGCTAATCTCAAACAAGCTAGCGAGTTATGTCAAGGAAAATCTGCCGATGAGGTAGCCGAACTTACTATTGTCTTTCAACGGGAAGAGCGAAGCAGCCAATTCCCTTACTGGAATATGATTAATGGCCCAATTGCCGATGCAATCTATCACACCGGGCAAATCGTTGTCTTTCGTCGCACCTCCGGCAACCCGATTAACTCCAAGGTGAATGTGTTTTTGGGGAGAACTGATTTTTAAAAACCATCTTGCGAACAGCCCCACTTAGCACACTGTCAGGTTTAGAATTGCGGCGGCCACCGCGCAGGTGATTTATTCCCGCAATGTTCTCTGATAGACCGTAATCTGGTGGTAAGTTTCAGGTGACAAGTTAAGATAACCTGTAACGAAATAGTCTACTGACTGAAAGTACTGCAATTCATAATAGCTACCTTTGTAATCAAACTCAACCAACCACTAGCGAGTAGCTTTAGTGGTGTAGAACTCCTGTACAAAGAATACGTGAGGCAGCGTGAGAATAGAAATAAGAATAAAGAACAATAAGTAGGGCGACTGAAGCAAGCCCCACTGCTGGTTGAATAGAAAAACAAAGGCGAAGATAATTAGGGTCGATACACTCAGAGGAATGGCTGTTTTCGCAAAGCTTCGCACGGAGAAATACGGTCTTTGCACCCGCACTTTCTTAATTTCAATGCGAACGGATACGAGTGAATGCCATAACCCAAAATAGATGGCAAAACCTACCAGCAGCGGAGTGTAGTACGCCAACCCAATAATCAGGGCTAAATTAAATAGCTCACCCATAAACTCTCGCCG
This region of Tunicatimonas pelagia genomic DNA includes:
- a CDS encoding IS630 family transposase; translation: MGRITAEFIARLEIILRLYVLPYDEQYPVICFDERPCFLIGDTVEGLDMQAGQVAKENYAYSKHGSCCVLAAIEPLTGQRFAHIRVKRRKQEFALFMQELVQHYPKAKRLRIVLDNLNTHGYHSFYEVFDAETAALLTQKVEFIFTPKNASWLNMIEIEFSVLSRQCLNRRIPCIKKLEKQVLTFFKERSGKGIKINWQFTQEQARQKLNRRYSEVNASNTKYK
- a CDS encoding helix-turn-helix domain-containing protein, whose protein sequence is MSKGSLKVRKQKRALALLELDKHKTYQEVSQLVEVSYVTLSGWAKKYKAGGLTFLDDQPRSGRPVGLSGEDRAKITALACSTPPEGYARWSLRLLADKAVELEIVEAISFKQVGILLKKMSYNPTGKDSGVLEE
- a CDS encoding HepT-like ribonuclease domain-containing protein, which produces MLAIGEETKKIDADLKGYFSSIPWQQIANFRNRLAHDYRGIDPDITFDIIINYLPDLKQALGVMLSHIDYDPQVLELSIKSEYYKHLQYLLSS
- a CDS encoding nucleotidyltransferase family protein — its product is MKKEQILQTLRSNKSILTDRFSIETIGIFGSMARGTHHADSDLDLVYVTQPKHTIGYGLKIELEQYLKNLLSVAKLDLVNAKYLNPIVQQAMAKDVIYV
- a CDS encoding DinB family protein, which gives rise to MRFLLLSLVTFFYSSTAFAQMTDTTELPYQQIPDYPADYSPGNILARMIDGLGFRYYWATEGLTDTDLAFTPSEGSRSTQETLVHIYGLSETIVNAPQNQPNIRPANHSNLSFDTLRYRTLANLKQASELCQGKSADEVAELTIVFQREERSSQFPYWNMINGPIADAIYHTGQIVVFRRTSGNPINSKVNVFLGRTDF